One genomic region from Rhinoraja longicauda isolate Sanriku21f chromosome 36, sRhiLon1.1, whole genome shotgun sequence encodes:
- the il1b gene encoding interleukin-1 beta → MRTEDGTISIPMAESESMRTLHYQHSVDFHITSPTSSPRVKSPFQKGLSCPMESKPACPLAESYQLKITGKSSSITATSPAKFTLEKAVMLALAVERFKKRLGRPCRDGWGCEASCFQDTDLVGNFNALIEEAISYTSYEDAEMAVGSYRFMQSECQQVKDDHDKSLKLSDNLQLMAMFLQQPNDEVTLNMRYYKATASEYNHLPVVLGINNENLFVSCTGSQENPRLKVEKWDQTLHNISSATDLLRFVFFKKVSNAGHTFEFESAMYRGWYISTSHKNKQPVEMDVKEHHKRITIFTAK, encoded by the exons ATGCGGACTGAGGATGGAACCATATCTATTCCAATGGCGGAGAGTGAATCCATGAG AACTTTGCATTACCAGCATAGTGTGGATTTTCACATCACTTCTCCTACTTCTAGCCCGCGGGTCAAG AGCCCATTTCAAAAAGGTTTATCATGCCCAATGGAGTCGAAACCTGCCTGTCCCCTGGCAGAGAGTTACCAATTGAAAATCACCGGGAAATCATCATCCATTACCGCAACCAGCCCTGCCAAGTTCACTCTGGAAAAGGCTGTCATGTTAGCCCTTGCTGTTGAAAGATTCAAGAAAAGGCTGGGGCGGCCATGCCGGGATGGCTGGGGCTGTGAGGCCAGTTGCTTTCAGGATACCGACTTGGTCGGGAACTTCAATGCACTCATAGAAG AAGCTATCAGCTACACCAGCTATGAAGATGCTGAAATGGCAGTCGGTTCTTACAGGTTCATGCAGAGCGAGTGTCAACAGGTGAAGGATGATCACGACAAATCCCTGAAGTTGTCAGACAATCTCCAGCTCATGGCCATGTTCTTGCAGCAGCCAAATGATGAAG TAACACTCAACATGAGATACTACAAGGCGACTGCCAGTGAATATAATCATTTGCCAGTTGTTCTGGGAATCAACAATGAGAATCTATTTGTCTCTTGCACGGGATCACAGGAAAATCCCAGGCTGAAGGTGGAG AAATGGGACCAGACTCTACACAATATCAGTAGTGCCACTGACCTGCTTCGCTTTGTGTTCTTCAAGAAGGTTTCGAATGCTGGCCACACCTTTGAGTTTGAATCGGCTATGTACCGTGGATGGTACATCAGCACCTCCCACAAGAATAAACAGCCGGTTGAAATGGATGTGAAAGAGCACCACAAGAGAATCACAATCTTTACAGCTAAATGA